From a single Deltaproteobacteria bacterium genomic region:
- a CDS encoding lysophospholipid acyltransferase family protein codes for MTLSFKDRLSISLATNTAAGLFKVWFKTCPVRIIRPEIFKDWAYTDRQVIAVTWHRSAIFFVNFFGPIRPMILFSRSKDGEYLACFAQKFGVQPVRGSSSRGGAEALREMIDHLKNGGKACATVLDGPRGPARIAKKGMILLAMETGVPIIPIIWSAPRVWTFKKSWDKTMIPMPFSPITINCSDPIYVPQKLDPAGLEVYRQKVEEILNRLTDEVDQICGYRPPADRRP; via the coding sequence ATGACCCTTTCTTTCAAGGACCGTCTTTCCATATCCTTAGCGACCAATACGGCTGCCGGCCTGTTTAAGGTCTGGTTTAAGACCTGTCCGGTCCGAATAATACGACCGGAAATTTTTAAGGATTGGGCCTATACCGATCGCCAGGTGATTGCCGTAACCTGGCATCGCTCGGCTATCTTTTTTGTAAATTTTTTTGGTCCTATTCGTCCCATGATCTTGTTCAGCCGGAGCAAGGATGGGGAATATCTGGCCTGTTTTGCTCAAAAGTTCGGTGTTCAACCGGTACGGGGTTCTTCCAGCCGGGGAGGGGCAGAGGCCCTCAGGGAAATGATCGATCACCTGAAAAATGGCGGAAAGGCCTGTGCCACGGTTCTGGATGGACCCAGGGGACCGGCACGGATAGCCAAAAAAGGGATGATCCTCCTGGCAATGGAAACCGGGGTGCCCATAATTCCCATTATCTGGTCGGCCCCCCGGGTCTGGACCTTCAAAAAGAGCTGGGACAAGACCATGATTCCGATGCCTTTTTCCCCGATCACCATAAACTGCAGCGATCCCATCTATGTGCCCCAAAAATTGGACCCGGCCGGCCTGGAAGTTTATCGACAAAAGGTTGAAGAGATCTTGAACCGTCTTACGGATGAAGTGGATCAGATTTGCGGGTATCGTCCTCCTGCCGACAGGAGGCCTTAA
- a CDS encoding PAS domain S-box protein yields MNIHKFKSASKWAFIGLFSLIALILAVGGYWFYRHEIQTIRSHAYNDLKAVAELKANQITLWRNERIADARLNAAATFLRSAVVQWLKSPDNAGLKSGIKARLQLLKDSSGYENVILASTDGRVLFTLNPGLTDLESETKRLVSQTSSARQVVFGDFFRCSVCKQVHLDVAAPILDRTEVPAAVLILRTHPEDYLYPLIQTWPIMSKSAETLLIRQEGDDVLFLNILRHRTDPALTLRIPLSRTGVPAVQGVLGQTGMFEGGDYRGVKVLSEIRGIPNSSWVMVAKVDRDEIFAEAAARARLIGFLTLALILMSGAGTAFIYKHKGKRTFEALFLAERQRAETLEEARVTLYSIGDAVISTGPAGRVRQMNPVAEQLTGWKEAEVLDKPLSQVFQIVNEKTRAEVENPVERVLREGVVVGLANHTLLIAKDGTERPIADSGAPIRSESGTIRGVVLVFRDQTEERAAQKALRESQEQLRIISENIRDTVWLMDLNFRITWISASVVRTLGYTLEELAGMPLERHLTPESLVVMSNLAAANLTADKLADPKAEITVNGEFELIRKDGSTFWADAVVTLLRDKEGRPTGFLGVGRDITERKRAEETMQTLTSRQEALLSAIPDIIMEVDQNKIYTWANQPGYAFFGEDVIGKEAAFYFEGEQTTYQMVQPLFFGVEDVIYVESWQRRQDGEKRLLAWWCRVLKDQQGNVIGALSTARDVTESKRAEEEIQRLNESLEQRIIERTAQLEAANKELEAFSYSVSHDLRAPLRGIDGLSLALLEDNFDQLDHQGQDFLKRIRAASQHMAELIDDLLKLSRVTRSELRRSNVDLSALSQAISEELKRGHPERRVEFVIQPGMIARGDVNLLKIVIEQLLRNAWKFTGKHFQARIEVGAIQIEGETAFFVRDDGAGFDMTYADHLFGAFQRLHSANEFEGTGIGLATVKRIIHRHGGRVWGEGVVEKGATFYFTLSV; encoded by the coding sequence ATGAACATCCACAAATTCAAAAGTGCCTCGAAATGGGCCTTCATAGGTCTTTTCAGTTTGATCGCCCTGATCCTGGCGGTTGGCGGCTATTGGTTCTACCGCCACGAAATACAAACCATCCGGAGTCATGCATATAATGATCTGAAGGCCGTTGCCGAGTTGAAGGCCAACCAGATCACCCTCTGGCGCAATGAGCGAATAGCCGATGCCCGGCTCAATGCAGCGGCTACCTTCCTGCGATCGGCCGTTGTCCAGTGGCTCAAAAGTCCGGATAATGCCGGTTTGAAGTCCGGCATTAAGGCCCGACTGCAATTACTGAAGGATTCATCAGGGTATGAAAACGTGATCCTGGCATCCACGGATGGCCGTGTCCTTTTCACACTCAATCCCGGGTTGACCGATCTTGAATCAGAAACGAAACGGCTGGTCTCCCAAACGTCCTCTGCCAGGCAGGTGGTTTTCGGGGATTTCTTCCGCTGCTCGGTTTGTAAACAGGTGCATTTGGATGTAGCCGCTCCGATTCTTGACCGCACCGAGGTGCCTGCCGCGGTTCTTATCCTGCGGACGCACCCTGAGGACTACCTTTACCCCCTTATCCAGACCTGGCCCATTATGAGCAAAAGCGCCGAGACCCTGCTTATTCGTCAGGAAGGGGATGACGTCTTGTTTTTGAACATACTCCGCCACCGGACCGACCCGGCCCTGACCCTGCGTATCCCTCTGTCCCGCACCGGGGTCCCGGCCGTCCAAGGGGTGCTCGGCCAGACCGGTATGTTTGAAGGGGGCGATTACCGCGGCGTAAAGGTATTGTCTGAAATCCGGGGCATCCCGAACTCCTCCTGGGTCATGGTGGCCAAAGTGGACCGGGACGAGATTTTTGCCGAAGCGGCGGCCCGGGCCCGTCTGATCGGGTTCCTGACCCTGGCCCTTATTCTGATGTCCGGTGCTGGCACGGCTTTCATTTATAAACACAAAGGTAAGAGAACCTTTGAAGCCCTTTTTCTGGCCGAGCGCCAAAGGGCGGAGACCCTGGAAGAAGCGCGGGTCACCCTTTACAGCATCGGCGATGCGGTTATCTCAACCGGGCCGGCCGGCCGGGTAAGACAGATGAACCCGGTGGCCGAGCAACTGACCGGCTGGAAGGAAGCGGAAGTCCTGGATAAGCCCCTTTCCCAGGTTTTCCAGATCGTTAACGAAAAGACCCGGGCCGAAGTCGAGAACCCGGTGGAGCGCGTATTGCGGGAAGGGGTGGTCGTGGGTCTGGCCAATCATACCCTTCTGATCGCCAAAGACGGGACCGAACGCCCTATCGCCGACAGCGGTGCCCCCATCCGGAGTGAATCGGGGACGATCCGCGGCGTAGTACTGGTTTTTCGTGATCAGACGGAAGAACGGGCAGCCCAGAAGGCCTTGCGCGAGAGTCAAGAGCAGCTCCGCATTATATCGGAAAATATCCGGGACACCGTCTGGCTCATGGACCTTAATTTCCGCATTACCTGGATCTCCGCTTCGGTGGTCCGCACCCTCGGCTATACCCTTGAGGAGCTGGCCGGGATGCCCCTGGAAAGGCACCTGACTCCGGAATCTCTGGTGGTCATGTCCAACCTGGCGGCAGCCAACCTGACAGCGGACAAGCTTGCCGATCCAAAAGCCGAGATCACGGTGAACGGAGAATTCGAGCTTATTCGTAAGGATGGAAGCACCTTCTGGGCCGATGCGGTCGTTACCCTGCTCCGGGATAAAGAGGGCCGGCCCACGGGCTTTTTGGGCGTCGGACGGGACATCACCGAGCGCAAGCGGGCCGAGGAGACCATGCAGACCTTGACCTCCCGTCAGGAGGCCCTTTTGTCGGCTATTCCCGACATCATTATGGAAGTGGATCAAAATAAAATTTACACCTGGGCCAACCAGCCGGGTTATGCGTTTTTTGGAGAGGATGTGATCGGTAAGGAAGCTGCTTTTTATTTCGAAGGGGAACAAACAACTTACCAAATGGTACAACCTCTTTTTTTCGGCGTTGAGGATGTGATTTACGTGGAAAGCTGGCAGAGGCGTCAGGACGGAGAAAAACGGCTGCTGGCCTGGTGGTGCCGTGTGCTCAAGGATCAGCAGGGGAATGTGATCGGGGCGCTTTCAACCGCCCGTGACGTCACAGAATCCAAGCGGGCCGAGGAAGAAATTCAGCGGTTGAATGAATCGCTGGAACAGAGGATCATCGAACGCACCGCTCAGCTTGAGGCGGCCAATAAGGAACTGGAGGCCTTTTCCTATTCTGTTTCTCACGACCTGCGGGCCCCTTTACGGGGGATCGATGGCCTGAGCCTGGCCTTGCTGGAAGACAATTTTGATCAATTGGACCACCAGGGCCAGGACTTTCTGAAACGCATACGGGCGGCGAGCCAGCATATGGCCGAACTGATCGATGATTTGCTGAAATTGTCACGGGTCACCAGAAGTGAACTGCGTCGATCCAATGTGGATTTGAGTGCCCTGTCGCAAGCGATTTCCGAAGAGCTGAAAAGGGGCCATCCGGAGCGCCGGGTTGAGTTTGTCATACAGCCGGGGATGATTGCCCGGGGGGATGTCAATCTGTTAAAGATTGTCATAGAACAACTCCTGCGAAATGCCTGGAAGTTTACCGGGAAGCATTTTCAGGCCAGGATCGAGGTGGGAGCGATCCAAATTGAAGGGGAGACGGCCTTTTTTGTCCGCGACGACGGGGCCGGTTTTGACATGACCTATGCCGACCATCTTTTCGGGGCCTTTCAACGTCTTCACTCGGCCAACGAGTTTGAAGGCACGGGGATCGGGCTCGCCACGGTCAAACGCATCATTCACCGCCACGGCGGCCGGGTTTGGGGTGAAGGGGTAGTGGAGAAGGGGGCGACGTTTTATTTTACGCTTTCAGTGTAA
- a CDS encoding NTP transferase domain-containing protein — translation MENTLRQFPLILLAGGQSSRMGTPKGLLDYRGTLWLLEQLRRFQAASGERAVIVLGFHQEQYFEKIPWLRTAVDRPVHQLGIEVSVVVNPSPEQGQFSSLLSAISILPVEPPCSGQLPEGPEFAFAERRPPTPERYFLVPGIFVLPVDVPGPKKEVYERLTGVFGEPVEAVIPRYQSKGGHPVLLSQAFLRRLATVSPASAEARLDLQIRSLPVDRMTFVSVDDAFVCLNMNSLNEFQSYSN, via the coding sequence ATGGAAAATACTCTCAGACAATTCCCGCTGATCCTTCTGGCCGGGGGCCAATCCTCACGGATGGGAACCCCCAAGGGCCTGCTCGATTATCGGGGAACCCTTTGGCTGCTCGAACAGCTCAGGCGGTTTCAAGCGGCTTCCGGAGAACGGGCGGTTATCGTCCTGGGTTTTCACCAGGAACAATACTTTGAAAAGATCCCCTGGCTCCGGACGGCAGTGGACCGGCCGGTTCATCAACTTGGGATCGAGGTCTCGGTAGTCGTTAATCCGAGTCCAGAGCAGGGGCAGTTCTCTTCGCTATTGAGCGCCATTTCGATCCTGCCTGTTGAACCTCCCTGTTCCGGACAACTTCCAGAAGGTCCGGAATTCGCTTTCGCCGAACGCCGACCCCCGACCCCCGAACGGTATTTTCTTGTCCCCGGAATCTTTGTGCTTCCGGTTGATGTTCCCGGCCCGAAGAAGGAAGTCTATGAAAGACTGACCGGGGTATTCGGCGAACCCGTCGAGGCTGTAATCCCCCGCTATCAATCCAAAGGAGGACATCCCGTTCTTCTTTCCCAGGCCTTTCTCAGACGCCTCGCCACGGTTTCTCCCGCCTCTGCCGAGGCCCGCCTCGACCTCCAAATCCGGTCCCTTCCCGTGGATCGGATGACGTTTGTTTCTGTCGATGATGCGTTCGTTTGCCTGAACATGAATTCCCTGAATGAATTTCAATCCTATTCCAACTAA
- a CDS encoding PAS domain S-box protein, whose product MNFLDVRTVMVSHLATDVICTWVVILLWLHSRKRFNGTFLWVIDFVFQTTAVFLVVLRGTIPDWMSMVLSNTLIIAGTLAGYMGLERFGEKPGRQIHNYVLLAAFPLIHTFFAFVQPNLTGRNLILSIALSIICFQCVWLVFRRVQTGLRRVMRGVGMVFGIFFLISILRIIFLLAGPRPDDDFFKSGTFDTLILISYQLLLIFLAYNLTLMVNRSLVLDIQFQEEKFAKAFRSSPYAMTLTRASDGRIIEVNEAFVQITGYESREVIGKTTFEFRLWVNEEDRVAVVGELSKGGKMQGREFLFRIKSGAIVIGLFSAEIITINQQAFILSSISDITNRKKAEEALRESEERYRQVVENASEGILVAQNGRIKYHNPKIEELIGYSTEELTAAPFTEFIHPEDRGLVFERYQKRLTGEDLPQIYPFRIIDKQGNIKWMEINSVVFSWNGKPATLNFLNDITKRKAMEEQLNKMIIIDELTGLYNRRGFLALSQQQLKVAERAKKEMLLFFADIDNMKWINDNLGHQEGDKALMDIAAILKETFRESDIISRMGGDEYAVLALDTADLDPDILISRLESTLEGFNRKGTKPFRLSLSVGMACYHPDDTPTIDQLLAEADRLMYEQKRKIKTLPAIENGSAEDPGRRIPS is encoded by the coding sequence ATGAACTTCCTTGACGTACGGACGGTTATGGTCAGCCATCTGGCCACAGATGTCATTTGCACCTGGGTTGTTATCCTGTTGTGGCTTCACAGCCGGAAACGATTTAACGGAACTTTTCTTTGGGTCATCGATTTCGTTTTCCAAACGACGGCAGTGTTTCTGGTCGTCTTGCGGGGCACCATTCCGGATTGGATGTCCATGGTCCTATCCAATACCCTGATCATTGCCGGGACGCTGGCAGGGTATATGGGCCTGGAGCGGTTTGGTGAAAAGCCAGGCCGCCAGATACATAACTATGTTCTGCTGGCGGCTTTTCCCTTGATTCATACCTTTTTTGCCTTTGTTCAACCCAATCTGACGGGCCGTAATCTCATTTTGTCCATTGCCCTTTCGATTATTTGCTTTCAATGCGTTTGGCTCGTATTTCGCCGGGTTCAAACCGGCCTGCGCCGGGTGATGCGGGGCGTTGGAATGGTTTTTGGGATTTTTTTTCTGATAAGTATCCTTCGAATCATTTTCCTCCTGGCCGGCCCCCGACCCGACGACGATTTTTTTAAATCCGGAACGTTCGATACCCTCATACTGATATCTTATCAACTCCTGCTCATCTTTTTGGCCTACAACCTGACCCTGATGGTGAACCGGAGTTTGGTTCTGGACATTCAGTTCCAGGAAGAGAAATTCGCCAAGGCTTTTCGTTCTTCTCCTTATGCCATGACGCTGACCCGGGCGTCCGACGGCCGTATCATTGAAGTCAATGAAGCCTTTGTACAGATCACAGGGTACGAAAGCCGGGAGGTCATAGGCAAAACAACCTTCGAATTCCGTCTCTGGGTCAACGAGGAAGATCGTGTTGCCGTTGTCGGTGAATTATCCAAGGGCGGTAAGATGCAAGGGAGGGAATTTCTTTTTCGAATAAAATCGGGTGCGATTGTAATAGGCCTTTTTTCGGCCGAGATCATCACGATCAACCAACAGGCCTTCATTCTGTCGAGTATCAGCGATATTACCAACCGTAAAAAGGCCGAAGAGGCTCTAAGAGAATCGGAGGAAAGGTACCGCCAGGTGGTGGAAAACGCCAGTGAGGGTATTCTGGTAGCCCAGAACGGGAGGATTAAATATCATAACCCCAAAATCGAAGAACTCATCGGATATTCGACAGAAGAGTTGACCGCCGCCCCCTTTACCGAATTTATCCATCCCGAAGATCGGGGACTGGTCTTCGAACGGTACCAGAAAAGACTGACAGGAGAAGATCTTCCCCAGATTTATCCTTTCCGGATTATAGACAAGCAGGGAAACATCAAATGGATGGAAATCAATTCAGTGGTATTTTCCTGGAACGGGAAACCGGCCACACTGAATTTTTTAAACGACATCACCAAGCGCAAGGCCATGGAAGAGCAACTTAATAAAATGATCATCATCGACGAACTGACCGGTTTGTACAATCGTCGGGGATTCCTGGCCCTCTCTCAACAACAGCTTAAAGTGGCGGAAAGGGCCAAAAAGGAGATGCTCCTTTTTTTCGCCGATATCGATAACATGAAATGGATCAACGATAATCTGGGACACCAGGAAGGAGATAAGGCGCTCATGGACATTGCTGCTATTCTCAAAGAGACCTTCAGGGAATCGGACATCATCAGCCGGATGGGGGGAGACGAATATGCCGTTCTGGCCCTGGACACTGCCGATCTGGATCCGGATATACTTATATCAAGATTGGAGAGCACCCTGGAGGGCTTTAACCGCAAAGGGACAAAACCCTTTCGGCTCTCCTTAAGCGTAGGTATGGCCTGCTATCACCCTGACGACACTCCTACCATTGATCAGCTCCTGGCCGAGGCCGACCGGTTGATGTATGAGCAGAAACGGAAGATAAAGACTTTGCCGGCTATTGAAAACGGTTCTGCAGAGGACCCCGGCAGGCGGATTCCATCATGA